One genomic region from Arthrobacter sp. YN encodes:
- a CDS encoding ABC transporter permease — MLKYLMKRSGIYLIMIFLTTSAGYFLAVSSLKPAVLEQEKIPRPTPEQVNASFRGLGLDPEKNAWERYVDWLGGILTRWDWGRSPNGAFVNAEFADRVLVSTRLFIASIILTLIIGVALGVYSAARQYKVQDRVITSYSYLVHILPAPIAYFLVQLGAISINEAVGERIFFVTGISTPGIDPGWPAFVDMVAHYAVPTFAMTIFGWAGYQIAQRQYLLDNVNADFVRTARAKGLTRNQAIRKHALRVSFIPVAQSIAFTIPAIFTGGFFAEAIFAWPGIGLWSIQAISLQDVNVATATLAYGSVIFAIGAILADFATTLVDPRVRVQ; from the coding sequence ATGCTGAAATATCTGATGAAGCGGTCGGGCATCTACCTGATCATGATCTTCCTGACCACAAGCGCCGGCTACTTCCTGGCGGTCTCATCACTCAAGCCCGCAGTTCTTGAGCAAGAGAAAATCCCGCGGCCAACCCCTGAACAGGTCAACGCTTCCTTCCGGGGACTGGGACTGGACCCGGAGAAGAATGCCTGGGAACGCTATGTCGACTGGCTCGGTGGCATCCTCACCCGCTGGGACTGGGGCCGGAGCCCCAACGGCGCGTTCGTCAACGCAGAGTTCGCCGACCGCGTCCTGGTCTCCACCCGCTTGTTCATCGCCTCGATCATCCTCACCCTGATCATCGGCGTCGCCCTCGGAGTCTATTCCGCGGCCCGCCAGTACAAGGTCCAGGACCGCGTCATCACGTCCTACAGCTACCTGGTCCACATCCTGCCCGCGCCGATCGCCTACTTCCTGGTGCAGCTCGGAGCCATCAGCATCAATGAGGCCGTTGGGGAGCGCATCTTCTTCGTCACGGGAATTTCGACGCCGGGAATCGACCCCGGCTGGCCGGCTTTCGTTGACATGGTGGCCCATTACGCCGTGCCCACCTTCGCGATGACCATCTTTGGTTGGGCCGGATACCAGATCGCCCAACGGCAGTACCTCCTGGACAACGTCAATGCCGACTTTGTCCGCACAGCCCGGGCCAAGGGGCTCACCCGCAACCAGGCCATCAGGAAACACGCCCTGCGCGTCTCCTTCATCCCGGTGGCCCAGAGCATCGCGTTCACCATCCCGGCCATCTTCACGGGAGGTTTCTTTGCGGAAGCCATCTTCGCCTGGCCCGGCATCGGCCTCTGGAGCATCCAAGCCATCAGCCTTCAGGACGTCAACGTAGCCACTGCCACGCTGGCCTACGGCTCCGTGATCTTCGCGATCGGTGCCATCCTTGCCGACTTCGCCACCACGCTGGTCGATCCACGAGTGAGGGTCCAGTAA